The Micavibrio sp. TMED2 DNA window CGGCATGTCGAGCTGGGCATCGCGCTCGGTGCGGAACTTGACGAACTCTTCCTTGGTCTTGCCACCGCCCACATGGATGTTGTGGGCCTTCTCCTCACCGACCGTGGTTTCCCATTGGATGTCGCGACCATTCGGGCCGTAGTCGTGGCACATGAACAGGCGTGTTTCTTCCGGCAGGCTCAGAACCTTCTGAATGGAATCGTAGAGGGTGGCCGCATCACCGCCGGGGAAATCAGCACGGGCCGAACCGCCATCGGGCATGAACAGCGTATCGCCAACAAAGGCGGCATCGCCCATGACATGCACCATGCAGGCCGGGGTATGGCCGGGGGTATAGATGGCAAAGGCCTGCAGATTGCCGATCTTGTAGGTATCGCCATCCTCGAACAGCGCATCGAACTGGCTGCCATCACGCTGGAACTCGGTGCCCTCGTTGAACACCTTGCCGAAGGTGTCCTGCACAATCATGATTTTCGAGCCGATACCGATCTTGCCGCCGAGCTTTTGCTGGATATAGGGCGCAGCGCTCAGATGATCGGCATGAACATGGGTTTCGATAATCCATTCGAGCTTGAGACCACGGCTCTTGACCGCCTCGATCATGGCATCGGCATGGGTATAGGTAATGCGCCCCGCCGCATAGTTGATATCCATGACGCTGTCGACAATCGCACAGGCATCTGAGGTCGGGTCCTTGACGATATAGCTGATGGTATTCGTAGCCTCGTCAAAGAAGGCCTGAACATCGGGTTTTACAGAAGTATCAACTGGATAGGTTGTCATTGGACGTTTCCTCACGGTTTGTTTTTGGACAGGATTTTAGTCGTTGAAAGCTTGAGAACCGAGTGCCGGATAACCCGTGCCAGCAGCATCCCGGCGATCAGGGCAGCAACAAAAACCAGCACCTCGCTACGCCCGGTCCCAAGGGTCGGGAGCGCACCACCGGGACAGAACCCGGCAATGCCCCAGCCGATGCCAAAGACCAGCGAGCCAATAACCAGTGATGCAGTGATTCCGGTTGCCGAGGGCAGGTCGAATGAGTTGTCGAGCAGCGGTTTCGGGCGGCGCCAGGCCAGCCGGTAACCGATCACGGTAACAAGCAGTGCACCGGCCATGACCAAGGCCAGCGACGGGTCCCATGCCCCGGCAAGATCAAAGAAAGCCAGAACCTTGGCCGGGTTCGCCATGCCGGACACGGTGATGCCGAGACCAAACACCAGACCGATGAGATATGAGGCGACAAGCTTCACGGGAGACTTCATGACCCACCTCCCAGCACATGCCGGATGATGAAGACCGTCACCACCGCGCTTGCCATGAAACAGAGGGTAGCCACCAGCGAGCGTTTCGAAAACCGGGCGAGACCACAGACGCCGTGACCGGATGTGCAGCCGCTGCCATAGGTGACACCAAGCCCGACCAGCACGCCACCGATAACCAGCATCGGGGTACTGACCGGTACCTCGACCACCGGCATCTGGCCGGTCAGCAGGTAATAGACCGCAGGCGCGGAAACCATGCCCGCGAGCATGGCGGCCCGCCAGCAGAACTCGGCTCGTGATGTCGGCAAAATCGCATTACGCAAAATCCCGGTGGCGCCCAGAATGCGGCCCTGTACCAGCATCAGCAGCACAGCCGCCGCACCGATCAGCAGACCACCGGCAAATGATGCGATTGGTGTAAAATCAGTCCCCATAAACTCAGCACTCGCGACAGGTGCGCAGCCCAAGCAGGGAATAGATGGGGCAGATGCGGACACTGGCGACGATAATCATCACCAGCCCGACAGCCGCGGCACCATATTTGACCAATGGCTCTTCCACCACCGGCAGGCCGCTCAGAAACGCGAGCCAGAACAGGGCAAGGCCGAGTGCAAAGCGCAATGACCGATCAATCGTTCCGACATTGGTTTTCATGACTTTTCTCCCAAACAGGCATTTGAGCAGCAGATTACCGTCAGCCCCCTTGCCTGTCGGTGACCTTGTCACATACAGCGCAAAAAAAGCGTTTAGAGAAAAATCGTGTTTATTTTCAGCTAATTAAATAACGCCAAACGATCAGGCAGCGGCGGCGAGATTATCCAGCGCATCCCGATCAACCAGCGTGATCTGGCCTCGCGCCTGACGGATCCATTCCCGGCGCTGAAACTCGTTCAACTGTCTGGAGATAACCTCGCGGGCGGTACCGAGCTCGGTTGCCAGTTGCTGATGGGTGACCCGCAACTCATCCTGCCCGCATGACAGCGCCATAAGCCGGGCGGCGAGGCGCACATCGATACGACCGAAGGCCACCTCATCGATCACCCGGAACAGATTGGTGATCCGACCGGCATAGGCAGCGAAGACGAAGTCCCGAAATGCCGGTGCCGCAGAGACCAGATCGTTGAATACCTGCCGGGGAATGGCGACGGCCTTCACATCGGTTTCTGCAACCCCTTCGGCGGAATAGGCTTCCTGCGCCAACAGGCAGGCCGTGGTGAGCACGCAGCTCTCCCCCGCCTCGACCCGGTACAGAACGATTTCCCGCCCCCCTTCCGATGTCTGGGAAACCCGCACCGTGCCTTCGAGCAGCAGCAGCAGGTTATCGGGTATATTGCCGGGACCAAAAATCACCGTACCGGCGGGCACCGCCACCACCTGACTGCGACTGACCAGTATTCGCTGGATATCCTCCGGCAGGGATTGCAGCCCCTGAAAACGGTTGATCCAGACTGTTGTCTCACTCATGTCGCTGTTCCTGAATAGCCCGGTTCCGGCATGCCCGGCTGATGGTCGATGTGTCTGTTGCACATCTTGTGATTGCGCACATGACTATCGGTTTTTTTGATCTCTCACCAGCCCAATGTGACTTGGTTACAGACAGTCCGGCCCTGCCCGCTTTATCTGGCTCCATACCTCAACCAATGGAGATAATCATGAGCCTTCTGATTGGCAGCATTGTTCCGAATTTCGACGCCGACACCACAACCGGCAAGCTGAGTTTTCACGACTGGATCGGCGACAGCTGGGTCTTTTTCTTCAGCCACCCCGCCGATTTCACCCCGGTCTGCACCACCGAGATGGGCCGCACCGCCCAGCTCGCGGCAGAGTTTGCCGCCCGCAATGTCAAACCGCTTGGCCTCTCAACCGACACGGTTGAAGAGCACGAGAAATGGATACTAGATGTCAACGACACCCAGAACTGCACCCTGCAATTCCCGATCGTGGCCGATCCCGATCTGAATATCTCGAAACAGTTCGACATGATCCATCCGAACGAGAGCGAAACCGCTGCGGTCCGCTCGGTCTTCATTATTGACCCCAATAAGAAAATCCGCCTGACCATGACCTATCCCATGAGCGTCGGTCGGAACTTTGACGAGATTCTGCGGGTCATCGACGCCCTGCAAACCGGTGACAACAACGGTGTTGCCACCCCTGCCGACTGGCGTCCGGGTACTGCGGCAATCATTCCGCCATCCCTCAGCGATGAGGCGGCAAAGGAAAAGTTCCCGCAAGGCTGGGTCACCCATCGCCCGTATCTGCGGACTGTTGAGTTGGGCTGATCATTCCTGCGGCAGGATAGCGCGCTAAAGGTATGTTTTTAAATATTCCTTTAGCGCGCCACTATTCTATCTCGATTAGTAGATATCCGTTATTTAAGGGAGAGAAGCCGTGTTCGACGGTCTATCAGCAGAGCTACTGGCGCGGATTCAGTTTGCATTTACCGTGTCGTTCCACATCATTTTTCCAGCCTTTTCCATTGGCCTCGCCAGCTACCTTGCTGTGCTCAATGGGCTCTGGCTGTTGAAGCGTGATGCGGTTTACCTGAATCTCTTTAATTACTGGAAAAAGATATTCGCCGTGGCCTTCGGCATGGGGGTTGTGTCGGGTATCGTCATGTCCTATCAGTTCGGCACAAACTGGGCAGTTTTCGCTGATAAAACTGGCCCGATACTTGGACCACTGATGGCATACGAGGTGCTTTCAGCCTTTTTCCTGGAAGCTGGCTTTCTGGGCATCATGCTGTTTGGTCGCGATCGGGTTGGCGATAAGTTACATATGTTCGCCACGACCATGGTCGCCTTTGGCACACTGATGTCAGCGACCTGGATCTTGTCAGTTAATTCCTGGATGCAAACACCCGCTGGCTTCTCGATCAACGAGGTTGGGCAATTCGTTCCGGAGAATTGGTTTGAGATTGTTTTCAACCCATCCTTCCCCTATCGCCTGACCCATATGGTGCTGGCGGCCTATTTAACCACCGCCTTTGTAGTGTCCGCTGTGGGTGCGCTTCACCTGCTACGCAATGCACAAGACGCTGAAGCACGGCGTATGTTCTCAATGGCAATGTGGATGGCGGTGGTAGTCACCCCGCTACAGATCCTTGCCGGTGATATGCATGGCTTGAACACCCTAGAATACCAACCGGCCAAAGTAATGGCGATGGAAGGCCATTTCGACAGCCACCCTGATGGCGCGCCGCTGATCCTGTTTGGCTTGCCTAATGAGGCTGAGAAGCGGATTGATTACGCAATCGAAATACCGAAACTCAGCTCATTCATTCTAAAGCACGATTTCAATGCACCGCTGGATGGGCTCGACACCATCCCGGATGATGAGGAGCCACCGGTTGCGATTGTCTTCTGGAGTTTTCGCATCATGGTTGGCATCGGCTTTGCGATGCTGGGTGTCGGGCTGTGGAGCCTGTTGCGACGCCGTGGCGAAAGGCTCTATGAGGATCGCTGGCTGCAACGTATTTGCCTCGCCATGGGACCAAGTGGTTTTATCGCCGTACTTGCGGGCTGGGTAACCACCGAGGTCGGGCGTCAACCCTTTACCGTTTATGGCCTGTTGCGGACGAGCCAATCCCTAGCGCCCGTTGACGCACCGGCCGTTGCGACCTCACTGGTGGCATTCATCATCGTCTACTTTTTCGTCTTTGGCGCCGGTACTTACTACCTGCTTCGGATGATGAACAAATCGGCCACGACGAAGCGTCTTGGATTACGTGATGGCCCCATTCGGACCGCTGGTATTACACCTGCTCAACAAATTGATCTGACAAAGAAAACAGCGATGGCGGAGGGCTCCTCATGATCTTTGATCTGGCATTCATTTGGGCTGGCCTGATTGCCTTTGCCGTTCTGGTTTATGTGATACTCGACGGCTTTGATCTCGGCATTGGCATTCTCTTTCCATTCGGACGCTCCGAACGTGACCGCGATGTGATGATGAACTCGGTAGCGCCGGTATGGGATGGGAACGAAACCTGGCTGGTGCTGGGCGGTGGTGGCTTATTTGCCGTCTTTCCACTCGCCTACGCTATCATCATGCCCGCGCTCTATATGCCCATCATACTCATGCTCTTATCCCTCGTGTTTCGTGGTGTCTCCTTTGAATACCGTTGGCGCACCAAAAAATGGAAGGGTGTCTGGGATCTCGCCTTCTTTGGCGGCTCACTGATCGCAACCCTGTGCCAGGGTATTGCGCTGGGTGCCTTGGTCCAAGGCATTGAGGTGGAGAACCGAGCCTATGCCGGCGGTTGGTTTGACTGGTTAACCCCCTTCTCCTTACTTACTGGTGTTGCGCTCGTATTCGGCTACGCCCTGTTAGGCGCCACCTGGTTGGTTATGAAGACCGAAGGCGAACTACATATCCAAATGCGGCGCTATTCGTGGAGCCTTGGCATAGCGATGGTTGTTTTAATTGGCCTGGTCAGCTTAACTACGCCCTTACAGGATCCCGTCTATCTGGAGCGCTGGTTCAATCTGCCTGGCAGCCTTTGGACAATGATTGTCCCACTACTGCTGTTTATTGCGTTTTGGAAGCTATTCAGCGGCCTCAATGACCAGCGTGACGCGCAACCTTTCATCGCATCGCTCGCCCTGTTTGTGATCAGTTTCATCGGTATCGGTATCAGCTTTTATCCCATGATGGTGCCGCCAAGCCTGACGATCTGGCAGGTTGCAGCGCCGGATTCAAGCCTGGCTTTTGCGCTTGTTGGTGCCTTGATCTTATTGCCCATTATTCTGGGCTACACGGCCTATGCCTATTGGGTGTTCCGCGGCAAAGTCGATCCTGATGAGGGCTATCACTAATGACATCCGCGCCATCCTCATCAACTAAGAAACTCGCCTGGTTTATCGGGCTATGGCTGATCAGCGTAGGCCTTTTGGGCGTTGTTGCCCTCGTCATTCGCTATGTTTTAAATGGATAATAAATCATGAAACGCTCTGTTTTTGGCCTTCTGGCCAGCCTGTTTTTCGCCAACTTCGCGCAAGCACAAGAACCGTCTAACCTGCTCACCATTGTCTCCAGCCCAGAGCCACAGACGCAATTGATGAGCATGGTCTTAAGCATGCAATCATTACAGCAGGGCGCCAAAGTCGACATTCTGTTATGCGGCCCGGCGGGT harbors:
- a CDS encoding peroxidase; translated protein: MSLLIGSIVPNFDADTTTGKLSFHDWIGDSWVFFFSHPADFTPVCTTEMGRTAQLAAEFAARNVKPLGLSTDTVEEHEKWILDVNDTQNCTLQFPIVADPDLNISKQFDMIHPNESETAAVRSVFIIDPNKKIRLTMTYPMSVGRNFDEILRVIDALQTGDNNGVATPADWRPGTAAIIPPSLSDEAAKEKFPQGWVTHRPYLRTVELG
- a CDS encoding cytochrome d ubiquinol oxidase subunit II — encoded protein: MIFDLAFIWAGLIAFAVLVYVILDGFDLGIGILFPFGRSERDRDVMMNSVAPVWDGNETWLVLGGGGLFAVFPLAYAIIMPALYMPIILMLLSLVFRGVSFEYRWRTKKWKGVWDLAFFGGSLIATLCQGIALGALVQGIEVENRAYAGGWFDWLTPFSLLTGVALVFGYALLGATWLVMKTEGELHIQMRRYSWSLGIAMVVLIGLVSLTTPLQDPVYLERWFNLPGSLWTMIVPLLLFIAFWKLFSGLNDQRDAQPFIASLALFVISFIGIGISFYPMMVPPSLTIWQVAAPDSSLAFALVGALILLPIILGYTAYAYWVFRGKVDPDEGYH
- a CDS encoding Crp/Fnr family transcriptional regulator, producing MSETTVWINRFQGLQSLPEDIQRILVSRSQVVAVPAGTVIFGPGNIPDNLLLLLEGTVRVSQTSEGGREIVLYRVEAGESCVLTTACLLAQEAYSAEGVAETDVKAVAIPRQVFNDLVSAAPAFRDFVFAAYAGRITNLFRVIDEVAFGRIDVRLAARLMALSCGQDELRVTHQQLATELGTAREVISRQLNEFQRREWIRQARGQITLVDRDALDNLAAAA
- a CDS encoding cytochrome ubiquinol oxidase subunit I, which encodes MFDGLSAELLARIQFAFTVSFHIIFPAFSIGLASYLAVLNGLWLLKRDAVYLNLFNYWKKIFAVAFGMGVVSGIVMSYQFGTNWAVFADKTGPILGPLMAYEVLSAFFLEAGFLGIMLFGRDRVGDKLHMFATTMVAFGTLMSATWILSVNSWMQTPAGFSINEVGQFVPENWFEIVFNPSFPYRLTHMVLAAYLTTAFVVSAVGALHLLRNAQDAEARRMFSMAMWMAVVVTPLQILAGDMHGLNTLEYQPAKVMAMEGHFDSHPDGAPLILFGLPNEAEKRIDYAIEIPKLSSFILKHDFNAPLDGLDTIPDDEEPPVAIVFWSFRIMVGIGFAMLGVGLWSLLRRRGERLYEDRWLQRICLAMGPSGFIAVLAGWVTTEVGRQPFTVYGLLRTSQSLAPVDAPAVATSLVAFIIVYFFVFGAGTYYLLRMMNKSATTKRLGLRDGPIRTAGITPAQQIDLTKKTAMAEGSS
- a CDS encoding MBL fold metallo-hydrolase, which translates into the protein MTTYPVDTSVKPDVQAFFDEATNTISYIVKDPTSDACAIVDSVMDINYAAGRITYTHADAMIEAVKSRGLKLEWIIETHVHADHLSAAPYIQQKLGGKIGIGSKIMIVQDTFGKVFNEGTEFQRDGSQFDALFEDGDTYKIGNLQAFAIYTPGHTPACMVHVMGDAAFVGDTLFMPDGGSARADFPGGDAATLYDSIQKVLSLPEETRLFMCHDYGPNGRDIQWETTVGEEKAHNIHVGGGKTKEEFVKFRTERDAQLDMPKLIIPSLQVNMRAGQVPKDHDGRPMLKVPVNQL
- a CDS encoding permease gives rise to the protein MKLVASYLIGLVFGLGITVSGMANPAKVLAFFDLAGAWDPSLALVMAGALLVTVIGYRLAWRRPKPLLDNSFDLPSATGITASLVIGSLVFGIGWGIAGFCPGGALPTLGTGRSEVLVFVAALIAGMLLARVIRHSVLKLSTTKILSKNKP